The following proteins are co-located in the Camelina sativa cultivar DH55 chromosome 12, Cs, whole genome shotgun sequence genome:
- the LOC104732824 gene encoding peroxidase 63, which produces MVKQSQLKYLTIIILLCLSSAAESHLTVDFYSKSCPKFLDIVRETITNKQISTPTTAAAALRLFFHDCFPNGCDASVLVSSTAFNTAERDSSINLSLPGDGFDVVIRAKTALELACPNTVSCSDIIAVAVRDLLVTVGGPYYEISLGRRDSRTSKSSLVSDLLPLPSMQISKLIDQFSSKGFSVQEMVALSGAHTIGFSHCKEFTNRVNPNNSTGYNPRFADALRKACSNYKNDPTLSVFNDVMTPNKFDNMYFQNIPKGLGLLESDHGLFSDPRTRPFVELYARDQDRFFKDFAGAMQKLSLYGVLTGRQGEIRRRCDAIN; this is translated from the coding sequence ATGGTGAAACAATCTCAACTTAAGtatctcaccatcatcatcctcctctgcTTATCCTCCGCCGCCGAATCTCATCTCACCGTTGATTTCTACTCCAAATCATGCCCTAAGTTCCTCGACATAGTCCGCGAAACCATCACCAACAAACAGATCTCAACTCCAACGACCGCCGCCGCAGCTCTCCGCCTCTTCTTCCACGACTGTTTCCCCAACGGCTGCGACGCCTCCGTCCTCGTTTCCTCCACCGCTTTCAACACCGCCGAGCGCGATTCGTCGATCAATCTCTCCCTCCCCGGCGACGGCTTCGACGTCGTGATCCGCGCTAAAACAGCTCTCGAGCTCGCTTGTCCCAACACAGTCTCCTGCTCCGATATCATCGCCGTCGCCGTCCGCGATCTCCTCGTCACCGTCGGTGGACCTTACTACGAAATCTCCCTCGGCCGCCGCGATTCGCGAACGTCGAAATCGTCACTCGTCTCCGATCTCCTCCCGCTTCCGTCGATGCAGATCTCGAAGCTCATCGATCAGTTCAGCTCCAAAGGCTTCTCCGTTCAAGAGATGGTCGCTTTGAGCGGTGCTCACACCATCGGATTCTCACATTGCAAAGAGTTCACGAACCGGGTCAACCCGAATAACAGTACCGGGTATAACCCGAGATTCGCTGATGCTTTAAGAAAAGCTTGTTCGAATTACAAAAACGACCCTACGCTCTCCGTCTTCAACGACGTCATGACTCCGAACAAGTTCGACAATATGTATTTCCAGAATATTCCGAAAGGTCTCGGGCTACTCGAGTCGGATCACGGGCTATTCTCTGACCCGAGAACCCGACCGTTCGTTGAGTTATACGCGAGAGACCAGGATCGATTCTTTAAAGACTTTGCCGGAGCTATGCAGAAGCTGAGTCTTTACGGTGTTTTGACCGGACGGCAAGGAGAGATCCGGCGAAGGTGTGATGCGATcaattaa